In Nitrospira sp., one genomic interval encodes:
- a CDS encoding efflux RND transporter permease subunit, with the protein MTTPRLGPSGRLAALFVGSKLTPLIIIAVLLLGLLAILLTPREEEPQIVVPMADVWLPFPGASAKVVEEQLTKPIERKLSEIKTVEYVYSISRPGGALIIVRFYVGEPMEQSLVDLYDKLMSNQDLLPPGALPFQVKPRDVNDVPIVTLTLSSARYDDFQLRQLADQVLEDAKKVPGTAGGFIVGGRGRELRVQIDPTRLKAYGLTPLRVAGVIQGENLALPTGRFESRNKSFLVETGRFIRSKEDLETLVVGVNDQRPVYLRQVAAVTDGPTEATSYVWHGERAGAVASTATDGRATAAQEVPAVTVALAKQAGTNAVTVAHGVIQKVEELKGTVIPADVRVTVTRDYGETADEKANELLWHLLIAVVAVVVFLGFTLGLRPAFVVSIAIPLTLAMTLFVSMLIGYSINRVTLFALIFSIGILVDDAIVVVENTYRHLTLRRHPHREASLVAVDEVGNPTILATLTVIAALLPMAFVSGLMGPYMRPIPVNASIAMFVSLLVAFVVIPWFCQTCYRPGVTMHGVEGEAFEGGRTYRLYQRLLAPVLSHPLLAYLVLGVIALFLVGSVFLFYTRDVVVKMLPFDNKSELQLVIDLPEGTTLEETARVTKRVAEYVRTIPELRDYQAYVGTASPFNFNGLVRHYYLRDQPHEADIQINLLAKEERQAQSHEIAQRIRPAVQQIGRQYGANVKVVEVPPGPPVQSVLVAEIYGPEYERQQAIARDVRRLFEQTAGVVDVDDYLEADQVKYVFTVDRAKAALAGIPSEEIVKTLRLALEGANVGLVHLPKEKRPVQVMLRLPISERTGLEHLGELSLRSAAGSMLPLSEVIRVEQTMLEKAIYHKNLKPVVYVVADVGMAGQEKGESPVYGVLGIGKKLEQFTLPEGYSLAQHYAVQPWSEQRFGMKWDGEWHITYETFRDMGLAFGAALVLIYLLIVAQFQSFLTPVVIMAPIPLTLIGILPGHWLTGSYFTATSMIGFIALAGIIVRNSILLVDFIQHQEAEGVPLLEAVIRAGAIRTRPILLTAAALMVGAFVIILDPIFQGLAVSLLFGVGASTVLTLVVIPVLYYQWIGTGAAGETVEAGPPVQSSADVQSAPEEPGVGVVRHS; encoded by the coding sequence ATGACGACTCCCCGCCTCGGACCAAGCGGCCGCCTGGCTGCCCTCTTCGTCGGCAGCAAACTGACCCCCCTCATCATCATCGCCGTGCTGCTTCTGGGCCTCCTCGCCATCCTGCTGACGCCGCGCGAGGAGGAGCCGCAGATCGTCGTTCCCATGGCGGATGTCTGGTTGCCGTTTCCCGGCGCCTCCGCGAAGGTGGTCGAGGAGCAACTCACCAAACCGATCGAACGCAAGCTCTCCGAGATCAAGACCGTCGAATACGTCTACTCCATCTCCCGCCCCGGCGGAGCCTTGATCATCGTGCGTTTCTACGTGGGCGAGCCGATGGAGCAAAGCCTGGTGGACCTCTACGACAAGTTGATGTCGAACCAGGACCTATTGCCGCCGGGCGCCCTGCCGTTTCAGGTGAAACCGCGCGACGTGAACGATGTGCCGATCGTGACGCTGACCCTGTCGAGCGCCCGCTACGACGATTTCCAGCTGCGACAGCTGGCGGATCAGGTGCTGGAAGATGCGAAGAAGGTTCCGGGCACTGCGGGAGGGTTCATCGTCGGCGGACGCGGTCGCGAGTTGCGGGTCCAGATCGATCCCACGCGGCTCAAGGCCTACGGCCTCACGCCCTTGCGAGTGGCAGGTGTCATCCAGGGCGAGAATCTCGCCCTACCCACGGGACGCTTCGAAAGCCGGAATAAAAGTTTCCTGGTCGAAACCGGGCGGTTCATTCGATCCAAGGAGGATCTCGAAACCTTGGTCGTCGGGGTGAACGACCAGCGCCCCGTGTATCTGCGGCAGGTCGCCGCCGTGACCGATGGGCCGACCGAGGCGACGAGTTATGTATGGCATGGCGAACGAGCCGGTGCTGTGGCCTCGACCGCGACGGATGGCAGAGCCACGGCCGCGCAGGAGGTTCCCGCCGTGACGGTGGCCCTTGCCAAGCAAGCCGGTACCAATGCCGTGACCGTCGCCCACGGCGTGATTCAAAAGGTCGAGGAGTTGAAAGGCACCGTGATTCCCGCCGACGTGCGAGTCACGGTCACGCGCGATTACGGAGAGACTGCCGACGAGAAGGCCAACGAACTGCTCTGGCACCTGTTGATCGCTGTGGTGGCGGTGGTGGTGTTTCTTGGCTTTACGCTGGGCCTGCGCCCGGCCTTCGTGGTGTCGATTGCGATCCCGCTGACCCTCGCGATGACGTTGTTCGTGTCCATGCTCATCGGCTACAGCATCAACCGTGTCACCCTGTTCGCGCTGATCTTTTCCATTGGCATCCTGGTGGACGACGCGATCGTCGTGGTGGAGAACACCTATCGGCACCTGACGCTCAGGCGGCACCCACATCGAGAAGCCTCGTTGGTCGCGGTCGATGAGGTCGGCAATCCGACCATCCTCGCCACCCTGACCGTGATTGCGGCCCTGTTGCCAATGGCCTTCGTCTCTGGGTTGATGGGCCCCTACATGCGCCCCATCCCCGTGAATGCCTCCATCGCCATGTTCGTGTCCCTGCTCGTCGCGTTCGTCGTCATTCCCTGGTTCTGCCAGACTTGCTACCGTCCCGGCGTGACGATGCACGGCGTCGAGGGGGAGGCCTTTGAAGGCGGCCGGACCTACCGGTTGTATCAACGGCTGCTGGCGCCCGTGTTGTCCCATCCGCTGCTGGCCTATCTGGTGTTGGGCGTGATCGCCCTGTTCCTGGTGGGGTCGGTGTTCCTGTTCTACACGCGCGACGTGGTGGTCAAGATGTTGCCGTTCGACAATAAAAGCGAATTGCAGCTCGTGATCGATCTGCCCGAAGGGACCACGTTGGAGGAGACGGCCCGCGTGACGAAACGCGTGGCGGAGTATGTGCGGACGATTCCCGAGCTGCGCGATTACCAGGCCTATGTCGGCACGGCCTCGCCGTTCAATTTCAACGGGCTGGTGCGGCATTATTACCTGCGTGACCAGCCCCACGAAGCCGACATCCAGATCAACCTCCTGGCCAAGGAGGAGCGGCAGGCGCAAAGTCACGAGATCGCCCAGCGTATTCGTCCCGCCGTGCAACAGATCGGCCGACAGTATGGCGCCAATGTGAAGGTGGTTGAAGTGCCGCCCGGGCCGCCGGTGCAGTCGGTGTTGGTGGCGGAGATTTATGGCCCCGAGTACGAACGTCAACAGGCGATCGCCCGCGACGTACGCCGACTGTTCGAGCAGACAGCCGGTGTCGTCGATGTGGACGATTACCTCGAAGCGGACCAGGTGAAGTATGTGTTCACCGTCGATCGGGCCAAGGCCGCGCTGGCCGGGATTCCGTCGGAGGAAATCGTCAAGACGCTGCGACTGGCGCTCGAGGGCGCCAATGTCGGCCTCGTGCACTTGCCGAAAGAGAAACGACCGGTGCAGGTGATGTTGCGGCTGCCGATCAGCGAACGCACCGGCCTCGAACATCTCGGAGAACTCTCCTTGCGGAGCGCCGCTGGCTCGATGCTGCCGCTCTCGGAAGTGATCCGCGTCGAGCAGACGATGTTGGAGAAGGCGATCTACCACAAGAATCTCAAACCGGTCGTCTATGTAGTGGCCGATGTCGGCATGGCAGGCCAGGAGAAGGGCGAGAGCCCGGTGTATGGCGTGCTGGGCATCGGTAAGAAACTGGAGCAGTTCACCTTGCCCGAGGGGTACAGCCTGGCGCAGCACTATGCGGTGCAGCCCTGGTCGGAGCAGCGGTTTGGCATGAAGTGGGACGGCGAGTGGCACATCACCTATGAAACGTTTCGGGACATGGGATTGGCGTTCGGGGCGGCGCTAGTCCTGATTTATCTCCTGATCGTGGCGCAGTTCCAGTCATTCCTGACGCCGGTCGTGATCATGGCGCCGATTCCGCTCACCCTCATCGGGATCCTGCCGGGCCATTGGTTGACCGGGTCGTACTTCACCGCCACGTCCATGATCGGGTTCATCGCCTTGGCCGGCATCATCGTGCGGAACTCCATTCTCCTGGTCGATTTCATCCAACATCAGGAGGCGGAAGGTGTGCCGCTCCTGGAGGCGGTCATCCGTGCCGGCGCCATCAGGACCAGGCCGATTCTGCTCACGGCGGCGGCCTTGATGGTGGGTGCCTTCGTCATCATCCTCGACCCGATCTTCCAGGGCCTTGCGGTGTCTCTGCTGTTCGGAGTCGGCGCCTCGACGGTTCTCACGCTGGTGGTGATCCCGGTTCTCTACTACCAATGGATCGGCACCGGTGCGGCAGGTGAGACGGTCGAGGCCGGCCCTCCTGTCCAGTCTAGTGCCGATGTGCAGTCGGCGCCGGAGGAGCCGGGCGTCGGTGTCGTCCGCCATTCCTGA
- a CDS encoding NAD(P)/FAD-dependent oxidoreductase has translation MARVVIIGASIGGLPAAYEARELLAQKHQVTVISNVESFHFVPSNPWVAVGWRTRKDISFALGPVLEKKGVEYIHAVAERIEPEQNRVITSKGEVSYDYLIIATGPKLNFGAVPGLGPSGYTQSVCNVDHAEQAYGSYQAFLKDPGPIVVGAVQGASCFGPAYEMAFILDADLRKRKLRKKVPIYFVTPEPYLGHMGLAGVGASRRLMEDEFAEHSIKPLSNQAIKEVQPGKMVLEGGQEVPFRYSMIIPPFAGVDAVASTPGLCNPKGFVNIDAYQANPKYKNIYSVGVCVAIPPVEQTPIPTGAPKTGYMIESMVSAAVHNIKADLDNDPKRETATWNAICLADMGDTGVAFVALPQMAPRNVTWAKKGKWVHLAKIALEKYFLRKMKKGVSEPYYEKAILKTLGIAKLEAPN, from the coding sequence ATGGCGAGAGTGGTCATCATCGGCGCCTCGATCGGGGGGTTGCCGGCGGCCTATGAGGCCCGGGAGTTGTTGGCCCAGAAACATCAGGTGACAGTCATTTCCAATGTGGAGTCCTTCCATTTCGTGCCGTCCAATCCCTGGGTGGCGGTCGGGTGGCGTACGAGAAAAGACATCAGCTTCGCGTTGGGGCCGGTGCTGGAGAAAAAGGGCGTCGAATATATTCACGCCGTCGCCGAGCGGATCGAGCCGGAACAGAATCGGGTCATCACGTCCAAGGGCGAAGTCTCGTACGATTACCTGATCATCGCGACCGGCCCCAAACTCAACTTCGGCGCCGTGCCGGGCTTGGGACCGAGCGGCTACACCCAGTCCGTCTGTAACGTCGACCATGCGGAGCAGGCCTATGGCAGTTATCAGGCTTTTCTGAAAGATCCTGGCCCGATCGTGGTCGGGGCGGTGCAGGGGGCGTCCTGCTTCGGTCCGGCCTATGAAATGGCCTTCATCCTGGACGCGGATCTTCGGAAGCGAAAGTTACGCAAGAAGGTGCCGATCTACTTCGTGACGCCGGAGCCCTATCTCGGCCACATGGGCCTCGCGGGTGTGGGCGCATCGCGCCGATTGATGGAGGACGAGTTCGCGGAACATTCCATCAAGCCGCTCAGCAACCAGGCCATCAAGGAGGTGCAGCCGGGGAAAATGGTCCTCGAAGGCGGCCAGGAGGTACCCTTTCGCTATTCGATGATTATTCCGCCATTCGCCGGGGTCGATGCGGTGGCCTCGACGCCGGGCCTCTGCAACCCGAAAGGATTCGTGAACATCGATGCCTATCAGGCCAATCCCAAGTACAAGAACATCTATTCGGTCGGCGTGTGTGTGGCCATTCCACCGGTAGAGCAGACGCCGATCCCGACCGGTGCGCCCAAGACCGGCTACATGATCGAGTCGATGGTGTCGGCGGCGGTGCATAACATCAAGGCCGATCTCGACAATGATCCCAAGCGTGAGACGGCCACCTGGAACGCGATTTGTTTGGCTGACATGGGAGACACCGGCGTGGCCTTCGTGGCCCTGCCGCAAATGGCGCCGCGCAATGTCACCTGGGCCAAGAAAGGGAAGTGGGTCCACCTTGCCAAGATCGCGTTGGAGAAGTATTTTCTGCGCAAGATGAAGAAGGGCGTCAGCGAGCCCTATTACGAAAAGGCGATTCTCAAGACCCTGGGCATCGCCAAGCTGGAAGCGCCCAACTAA
- a CDS encoding DUF2231 domain-containing protein: protein MHPLHPMFVHFPVALLSASVLFDLLAEKWRPEELRIASFYTLLLGLAGAVVTVATGAMAEESVEQSGVPKRVLEIHEALGFTTFWIFAGLVGVRAATWLGWIRDRRFMLVLGLVGVAVLFVTSYFGGSLVYDFGAGVAARR from the coding sequence ATGCACCCACTCCATCCTATGTTCGTCCATTTTCCGGTCGCCCTGTTGTCCGCCAGTGTCCTCTTCGACCTGCTCGCGGAAAAATGGCGGCCGGAAGAGTTGCGGATTGCGAGTTTCTATACATTGCTTCTGGGGTTGGCCGGCGCCGTGGTCACGGTGGCCACGGGAGCGATGGCGGAGGAATCGGTCGAGCAGAGCGGCGTGCCCAAGCGCGTCCTTGAGATCCATGAGGCCTTGGGATTCACGACCTTCTGGATCTTCGCCGGGCTGGTAGGGGTCCGCGCGGCGACGTGGCTGGGATGGATCAGGGACCGCCGCTTCATGCTGGTGCTCGGTTTAGTCGGGGTCGCTGTGCTGTTCGTGACCAGCTATTTCGGCGGCAGCCTGGTCTACGACTTCGGCGCCGGCGTTGCGGCTCGGCGGTAA
- a CDS encoding SUMF1/EgtB/PvdO family nonheme iron enzyme, with protein MKKQRVGRFRKGLRVTQALVIGAALFALIPVARALDTQDIIVEWTPEGKALAEQRAATMKPKEGTVLVPAGEFIMGSDKKTDRLAYRSELPQRRVYLDAYEIDQYEVTNLHYLKYILATGKLPQLDWRYDGGNFQESMANHPIMHVSWYDADSYCRWAGKRLPTEAEWEKAARGDDGRLNPWGNQSAGLSRANFGRTGLSGPVRDRPERLLMYPPLISVDKYDNAVSPYGLFQTMGNVAEWVSDWYDLDYYKSAPDRNPKGPETGSQKAFRGGGWMDSTTTMRVAMRNGTDPNTKINWMGFRCARDVKEGTASTVSYTGPTGQ; from the coding sequence ATGAAGAAACAGCGAGTGGGCAGGTTTCGGAAGGGCCTGCGAGTGACGCAGGCCCTGGTGATCGGAGCAGCATTATTCGCGCTGATTCCGGTCGCACGGGCGCTGGATACGCAGGACATCATCGTCGAGTGGACGCCGGAGGGGAAGGCCCTCGCCGAGCAGCGCGCGGCCACGATGAAACCCAAGGAAGGCACGGTGTTGGTACCGGCGGGCGAATTCATCATGGGCAGCGACAAAAAGACGGATCGCTTGGCCTATCGGTCGGAATTGCCGCAACGCCGTGTGTACCTGGACGCCTACGAAATCGACCAATACGAAGTCACGAACCTCCACTATCTGAAGTACATCCTCGCGACCGGCAAATTGCCGCAGTTGGATTGGCGGTATGACGGGGGGAATTTCCAGGAGTCGATGGCCAACCATCCGATCATGCACGTCTCCTGGTACGACGCCGATAGTTACTGTCGCTGGGCCGGCAAGCGGTTGCCGACGGAAGCGGAATGGGAAAAGGCCGCCCGCGGCGACGATGGGCGGTTGAACCCCTGGGGCAACCAATCGGCCGGTTTGAGCCGTGCCAATTTCGGTCGAACCGGCCTGTCCGGTCCGGTCCGGGACCGTCCCGAACGGCTGCTGATGTATCCGCCGCTCATTTCAGTGGATAAGTATGACAACGCCGTGAGTCCCTATGGGTTGTTTCAAACGATGGGCAATGTGGCGGAGTGGGTGTCGGATTGGTACGACTTGGATTATTACAAGTCCGCTCCGGATCGAAACCCGAAAGGGCCGGAAACCGGCAGCCAGAAGGCGTTTCGGGGCGGCGGCTGGATGGACAGCACCACCACCATGCGGGTGGCCATGCGGAACGGGACCGATCCGAACACCAAGATCAATTGGATGGGGTTCCGTTGCGCGCGTGATGTGAAAGAGGGCACGGCGAGCACCGTGTCCTACACGGGGCCGACGGGTCAATAG
- a CDS encoding carboxypeptidase regulatory-like domain-containing protein: MAAMAWACFAGVPASAYEEVPVTDGGTLTGAITLEGKVPKPKGYNLVTLPDQFYCGRISDGQGWRILQPFQVGPAGEFRDVVVYLEGIEKGKPFEEGTVPQIEAKDCLFLPFTTVVRDDQSVTVVNMDPVMHDIQAYETSQLGPRVLFNVPLPMNPQHPRNFKDRSDAALYHKHMAGPPMKQLVNLSKGRRIFVMQCGFHAYMESWGVAVTNPYFAKTDEQGRFTMTNVPPGTYKLVVWHPYVRTAIEQTVTIGAKGTVEANIVVQAPTGRLYANEVIDHPYVRYNIPEETQKEIDPMVQKQEH; this comes from the coding sequence ATGGCAGCCATGGCTTGGGCGTGCTTCGCTGGTGTGCCCGCCTCGGCCTATGAAGAAGTGCCGGTGACGGACGGTGGAACCCTCACAGGGGCCATCACCCTGGAGGGAAAGGTCCCTAAACCCAAGGGATACAACCTCGTGACGTTGCCCGATCAATTCTATTGCGGGCGGATTTCCGATGGGCAGGGCTGGCGCATCTTGCAGCCGTTCCAGGTCGGGCCGGCCGGAGAGTTTCGTGACGTGGTCGTCTATCTGGAGGGCATTGAAAAGGGGAAGCCCTTCGAGGAAGGGACCGTTCCGCAGATTGAAGCGAAAGACTGTCTCTTCCTGCCGTTTACGACAGTCGTGCGGGACGATCAATCGGTGACGGTGGTGAACATGGATCCCGTCATGCACGACATTCAAGCCTATGAAACCTCGCAGCTGGGTCCGCGGGTCTTGTTCAACGTGCCGCTGCCGATGAATCCTCAGCATCCGCGCAACTTCAAAGATCGGAGCGATGCGGCGCTGTACCACAAGCACATGGCCGGCCCGCCGATGAAGCAGTTGGTCAACCTCAGCAAGGGCCGCCGGATCTTCGTCATGCAATGCGGGTTCCACGCCTATATGGAGAGCTGGGGCGTGGCCGTCACCAATCCCTACTTTGCCAAGACCGATGAGCAGGGCCGGTTTACCATGACCAACGTGCCCCCCGGCACCTACAAGTTGGTCGTGTGGCATCCCTACGTCCGCACCGCGATCGAACAGACCGTGACGATCGGGGCGAAGGGGACGGTGGAAGCCAATATCGTCGTGCAGGCTCCGACGGGACGGTTGTACGCGAACGAGGTGATCGACCATCCTTACGTTCGCTACAACATCCCCGAAGAAACGCAGAAAGAAATCGATCCGATGGTGCAGAAACAGGAACACTGA
- a CDS encoding DUF2892 domain-containing protein — translation MRLNDWLRLIAGVFVLASVVLGATVHPYYHYFAAFVAANLIQSSFTGWCPMMALLRRLGVQE, via the coding sequence ATGAGACTCAATGATTGGCTTCGGTTGATCGCAGGGGTGTTCGTGTTGGCCTCAGTCGTGTTGGGAGCGACGGTGCATCCCTATTACCATTATTTCGCGGCATTCGTTGCGGCGAATCTGATCCAGTCGTCGTTTACCGGCTGGTGTCCGATGATGGCCCTGTTACGGAGGCTTGGTGTCCAGGAGTAA
- a CDS encoding sulfite exporter TauE/SafE family protein: MIDQVVRAVFAGVPMGLQLGATGTGGAILGVPLMVYIAGIPVRQAAAMSLMIVATSSLLGAWEYGRQGLVKPKAAAAFSWTGMIGAWGGAFGHRLVPDEVLLICFGLLLLLTRTLISRQRALMNQTERQDGCATHFPRTCWLKVGGIGLVVGTLNGVFGVGGGFLVVPALSVVLGFPARAAIGTSLTIIALISISGVIGHLQFGRIDWPLTAWVLLGSLSGMLVGVRLGAWLSPPTMSRITATVTITIAMILIVINAAKLAGF, translated from the coding sequence ATGATCGACCAGGTGGTCCGTGCCGTGTTCGCCGGTGTGCCGATGGGCTTGCAATTGGGGGCGACCGGGACGGGCGGCGCCATTCTCGGCGTGCCCTTGATGGTCTACATCGCGGGCATCCCCGTGCGGCAGGCGGCGGCCATGTCGCTGATGATCGTGGCGACTTCCTCGCTGCTGGGCGCCTGGGAATACGGGCGCCAGGGCTTGGTCAAGCCGAAAGCGGCGGCCGCCTTCAGTTGGACAGGCATGATCGGAGCCTGGGGAGGGGCTTTCGGCCATCGGCTCGTGCCTGACGAAGTGTTGCTGATCTGCTTCGGCCTGCTGTTGCTCCTCACGCGCACCCTCATCTCGCGTCAGCGGGCGCTCATGAACCAGACCGAACGCCAGGACGGTTGCGCGACCCATTTCCCCCGTACCTGCTGGCTCAAAGTCGGCGGCATCGGCTTGGTGGTGGGGACGTTGAACGGCGTGTTCGGCGTCGGCGGGGGATTTCTGGTCGTTCCCGCGTTGAGCGTGGTCTTGGGGTTTCCGGCCAGGGCGGCCATCGGGACCTCACTCACCATCATTGCGCTCATTTCCATCAGCGGCGTGATCGGCCACTTGCAGTTCGGCCGGATTGATTGGCCCTTGACGGCCTGGGTGCTGCTAGGCAGTCTCTCTGGCATGCTCGTGGGGGTGCGATTGGGCGCGTGGCTCTCGCCGCCGACGATGAGCCGGATTACCGCCACCGTGACGATCACGATCGCCATGATCCTGATCGTCATCAATGCAGCCAAGCTGGCCGGGTTCTAG
- a CDS encoding CHASE3 domain-containing protein, whose protein sequence is MSLLSRMGTGNGLPVSLIIAFVAVESIVAASFLSLLQFKTSTAEVSHRQQSLLELERMVGTVAGAETNQRGYLITGSEHYLAPYRDALNTLETHLRRIGVLTQDSLVQRRLVAQLENQIDRRSDEMNHAILARRTEGLPVAKSVVLVNHDHGTMNTIRQLAGQIRDEEVRALERHWADSQAWAVTAGSFTVVFFLVTAALFALCGVVLRLSLTSQAQAERLVQTTLPLPAD, encoded by the coding sequence ATGTCACTCCTATCGCGAATGGGGACAGGCAACGGCCTGCCCGTCAGTTTGATCATCGCCTTCGTGGCGGTGGAATCGATCGTGGCCGCATCGTTCCTCAGCCTGCTGCAATTCAAGACATCGACGGCTGAAGTGTCGCACCGGCAACAGTCCTTGCTGGAACTCGAACGGATGGTCGGCACGGTAGCAGGCGCGGAAACGAATCAGCGCGGCTACCTCATCACGGGCTCGGAGCACTACCTGGCTCCCTATCGAGACGCCTTGAATACCTTGGAAACGCACCTTCGACGCATCGGGGTGCTCACGCAGGACAGCCTGGTTCAGCGACGCCTTGTGGCTCAACTCGAGAATCAGATCGACCGGCGGTCAGATGAGATGAACCATGCCATCCTGGCGCGCCGGACCGAGGGGCTTCCGGTCGCCAAGTCGGTGGTGCTCGTCAATCATGACCATGGCACCATGAACACGATTCGGCAGCTCGCCGGACAGATCCGGGACGAAGAGGTCAGGGCGCTGGAACGCCATTGGGCCGATTCCCAAGCTTGGGCCGTCACCGCCGGCTCGTTCACGGTGGTGTTCTTCCTGGTGACCGCGGCGCTCTTCGCCCTCTGCGGCGTCGTCCTCAGACTGTCCTTGACCAGCCAGGCTCAGGCGGAGCGGCTCGTCCAGACCACCCTCCCGCTTCCGGCAGATTGA
- a CDS encoding efflux RND transporter periplasmic adaptor subunit yields MSRSNERSGRAWWAALALLTLAGCGQGEDPSRSGAVAPTLAVRPTIHAAVVEVKVGQVPVTVEVTGQVTALYQATLASRIQGTIDELLVREGSPVRKGQTLVRLDNRDLRAELARMTAELDNADAQRKRMEDLYQKDAVSKQEWENATRGFRVAEAGRKAVLAQLSYTVVKAPFDGVITDKKVEVGELASPGQPLLRMEDPTRLRLEATVAESDVGLVTVGAAVPVVIDALGSEPLQGTVSQILPAGDPQTHTFMMKVELPKQPRVKSGMFGRLRLERGVTQTMAVPKSALIERGELAGLYVVEQDHVARLRWVKLGRPLEQGVEVLSGLNAGERILADATRGEDGALVQDVTAVALPTGKTE; encoded by the coding sequence GTGTCCAGGAGTAACGAGAGGAGCGGGAGGGCCTGGTGGGCGGCGCTGGCGCTGCTGACCCTGGCAGGTTGTGGGCAAGGGGAGGATCCGTCCCGGTCCGGGGCGGTGGCGCCGACCCTAGCGGTTCGACCCACGATCCACGCCGCGGTGGTCGAGGTGAAGGTCGGGCAAGTGCCCGTCACGGTGGAAGTGACGGGACAGGTCACGGCCCTGTACCAAGCGACCCTGGCGAGCCGCATTCAAGGCACCATCGATGAGCTCTTGGTGCGGGAAGGCAGTCCCGTGCGCAAGGGGCAGACGCTGGTCAGGTTGGACAATCGTGATCTACGGGCAGAACTGGCCCGCATGACCGCGGAACTCGACAATGCCGATGCGCAACGAAAACGCATGGAAGACCTGTATCAGAAGGACGCTGTCTCCAAGCAGGAATGGGAGAATGCCACGCGCGGCTTCCGCGTGGCGGAGGCAGGCCGAAAGGCGGTGCTGGCTCAATTGAGTTACACCGTCGTGAAAGCTCCCTTCGATGGCGTGATCACGGACAAGAAAGTCGAAGTGGGTGAATTGGCATCGCCTGGGCAACCGTTGCTGCGGATGGAAGACCCGACGCGGCTTCGGTTGGAAGCCACGGTCGCCGAGAGCGATGTGGGGTTGGTCACGGTCGGCGCCGCCGTTCCGGTCGTCATCGATGCGCTGGGTTCCGAGCCGCTCCAAGGTACGGTGTCACAGATCCTGCCGGCCGGAGACCCGCAGACCCATACCTTTATGATGAAGGTGGAGTTGCCGAAGCAGCCGAGGGTGAAGTCCGGGATGTTCGGTCGGCTGCGGCTCGAACGGGGCGTGACCCAGACCATGGCGGTCCCGAAATCGGCTCTGATTGAGCGGGGCGAGCTGGCCGGGCTGTATGTCGTCGAGCAGGATCACGTCGCGCGCTTGCGGTGGGTCAAGTTGGGGCGTCCGTTGGAGCAGGGAGTCGAAGTCCTCTCGGGACTCAATGCCGGCGAACGGATCCTGGCCGATGCGACGAGGGGAGAGGACGGTGCCTTGGTGCAAGACGTGACGGCGGTGGCGCTGCCCACCGGAAAAACGGAATGA
- a CDS encoding formylglycine-generating enzyme family protein → MATLSRVSLPAVMVGLATGLLLGLVTTSHADHELPKPPPLWSPLDEAERLALIDVPGGMVQVPAGPFLMGSDPRVDRAAGPQEQPQHQVYVDAFQIDRFEVSNVNYLRYVLATGAPWPHYWREQPFPEKIAKHPVIGVSWREADAYCRWRGARLPTEAEWEKAARGEDGRMFPWGNEPAGWIKSNIAHPGSKRGAKYPPLANVDRYQNGVSPYGVYQLAGNVSEWVSDWFDPEYYRREENRNPIGPTTGQDKVFRGGSWNEDPEVARSAGRNSGGLDHWSYLIGFRCAVSGESSRQLSAVDPDLLPKADR, encoded by the coding sequence ATGGCAACACTCAGTCGGGTTTCGCTGCCGGCCGTCATGGTCGGTCTGGCGACAGGGCTGCTTCTGGGTTTGGTGACGACGAGCCATGCCGACCATGAATTGCCCAAGCCGCCGCCGCTCTGGTCTCCGCTCGATGAGGCCGAGCGGTTGGCGTTGATCGACGTGCCAGGCGGCATGGTCCAGGTGCCAGCCGGCCCATTCTTGATGGGCAGCGATCCGCGGGTCGATCGGGCGGCAGGGCCGCAGGAGCAGCCCCAGCATCAGGTGTACGTCGACGCCTTCCAGATCGATCGGTTCGAAGTCAGCAATGTGAACTATTTGCGGTATGTCCTGGCCACCGGAGCGCCATGGCCGCATTACTGGCGGGAACAGCCGTTTCCGGAAAAGATCGCGAAACATCCGGTGATCGGTGTCTCATGGCGGGAGGCTGATGCCTATTGCCGGTGGCGGGGAGCCCGTCTCCCGACCGAAGCCGAATGGGAGAAGGCCGCGCGCGGCGAGGACGGGCGCATGTTTCCCTGGGGCAATGAGCCGGCCGGTTGGATCAAGAGCAACATCGCCCATCCGGGATCCAAACGGGGGGCGAAGTATCCGCCGCTGGCCAACGTGGACCGGTACCAGAACGGTGTGAGCCCCTATGGGGTGTACCAATTGGCCGGCAACGTCAGCGAGTGGGTATCCGATTGGTTCGATCCGGAATATTACCGGCGTGAGGAGAATCGGAACCCCATCGGCCCGACCACGGGACAGGACAAGGTCTTTCGCGGAGGGTCATGGAATGAGGACCCCGAAGTCGCCCGCTCTGCCGGGCGCAACTCCGGAGGACTCGACCATTGGAGTTATTTGATCGGGTTTCGTTGCGCAGTGTCGGGCGAGAGCAGCCGTCAACTCTCGGCCGTTGATCCGGACCTTCTGCCGAAGGCCGATCGCTGA